The Pseudomonas sp. MH9.2 genomic interval GTCAAGGAACGGCATAAAAGCGATTGAAACAGTCTGCAACAGCGCGCGCGCCCTCCTCGTCATTCAAATGCAAATGATGGCCGCCAGGCAAGGTCGTGGTCTCGAAAGTCAGCTGTGACAGCAGTTCGCTGTGCTGGGCCAACATGCCCTGCCCAGCCACCACCAGATGGGTTGGGCAACTGACACGTTTGACAAACGCCATCGCCTGCTCACGAGTCAAACGCATAGGAGAGGCCAGCGTCAGCCGGCTATCACTGCGCCAGGTGTACCCTCCCGGCACTGGCATCAACCCTCGTTGAGCCAGCAGTTCTGCCGCTTCACGGCTGACGGCAACCAGCCCTTTCATCCGCGCCTCGACGGCTCGTTCCAGATCGCTATAGACAGGTTTGCGCTTATTCGACAGGTTCAGTTGTGCTTGCAGGGCCATGCCCAACCGCTCGGCCGCATTACTGGCTTCGCCGGTTGGTGGGATAACGCCATCGATCAGTGCCAGACGGGTCACACGCTCAGGCAGCGCACCCGCCAACACCACCGAAATAATCGCACCCAATGAATGCCCAAGCAGGGAAAAGCGCTTCCAGCCCAGTTGCTCGGCGACATGCAGCACGTCATGCACATAGTCCCACAGGGTATAACCGGAACCCACCGGACGATGATCGGAGTGACCATGCCCGGCCAGATCCAGGGCCACGATACGCAAGCCTTTGAGCTGCGGTGCCAGGCGGGCAAAGCTGTTGGCGTTGTCCAGCCAACCATGCAAAGCGATCACCGGCTGACCGTCTTCAGGCCCGAACAGGTGCGCGGCCAATTCAATATGCGGCAGGCTCAGGCGGACTTCTTCGACGGGCATGCTCATGCGCATGCCTGCTCGGCGCAACGCGCATCCCAGCGAGCGAACAAGGTCTTGAGCAGAGCGGCAGTGTCTTGTGGACGCTCGAGCGGGAACATATGTCCACCGGGCATGGACAGGTACTCGCCTTGCGGCATACGTTTCACCGACTGGGCGTGGTGACGCATGACCACCCGACTGCGTAGCCCCCGCACCACCGCCAGTGGCACTTTCAACTGCTGCGCCCGACCGGGACTCGTGTGAGGCACGCTGCGGTAAATGCTGATTTCAGTCGCTGGATCGAAACGCAGGCGCAACTGATCGCCGTCCTGTTGCAAACCATGCTGCAGGTAGGCCTCTAAACATTCAGGATCGAAACCGCGAAACAAGGTCTTGCCGGCGAAATACGTGCGGGCAGCGTTCAGATCAGCGAAAGCCTCCCGGCGTCCAAGAGTGCGACCGGCCGGGGTGATACGATCAATGAAACCAAAGCGTTTGGCGGCGCGAATCATCCACTGATCAACCCACGTCAGCACCGGAGAATCGAGCATCACCACCCCGCGATACAGCTCAGGACAGCGCAACGCTGCGTGAAAGTGCAGCACACCTCCCAACGAGTGTCCTACACCCCACACAGGTTCAGGTTGCTGGCGCAGGTGATGAATCAGCTCGTCGACCAGATTCAGCCAGTTGTCATTCACCGGGAAGCGTGGATCGTGAGCGTGCTGCTCCAGATGTGCGACGGCGTAATCCGGCGCCAGTGCGTCGAACAATTTGCCATACGTAGCCGACGGAAATCCGTTGGCGTGAGCGAAAAACACCTGTTGCGACATGCCAATACGTCCAAAAACAAAAGCCAACGGCGATTGTGCGCATCCATCGCCGACACAGCAATGACTGTAACTGCCAGGAAGGGTGACACTTGAGCCAGAATGATGATCCGCTTGCTATCAGCGCGCTGGCGGCTGCTCACCTACTGGCACAACAGCCATGGTCAGACGGGAAACACAGCTGGCCTTGCCTTCATCGCTGGTCAGACGGATGTCCCAGACGTGAGTGGTGCGGCCGATATGCACAGGGCGCGCGACTGCGGTGACACGACCACTGCGCAAACCACGCAGGTGGTTAGCGTTGACTTCCAGCCCTACGCAAAAGAATTTTCCGGGATCAATACACAAGTAACTGGCCATGGAGCCCACGGTTTCAGCCAGTACCACCGACGCCCCGCCGTGTAACAGGCCGTAGGGTTGATGAGTACGGTGGTCGATGACCATGCTCGCGGTCAGAGAGCTCTCGTCGAATGCCTCGAAACGAATGTCCAGCACTTCACCAATGGTATTTTTCTGCAGCGCGTTGAGTTGGTCTATATCGGGAGTTTTAAGCCATACGCTCATGTTCAATCCTTTTAAGTGGCGCTCGCATGACGAACGCCAGACATAAATGGGTCACTCTTGCCACAGCACAACCTCGGACCGATCGCTCCATTCCTGGAAGCGGGCGCCATAGGTCGACTCGATGACCGCACGTTTTATTTTCAAGGTCGGCGTAAGAAAGCCATTCTCGACCGCCCAACTATCTTTCACGACGATCAGCCTGCGCAAGCGCTCATGTTTGTCGAGAGCAGCATTGACCTCTTCAAGCAGCACTTCCAGACTCTCATGCAATGCGCTACGGGCGCCGCTGGCTGCATCTTGCAGACCTGTTGCGGATAACACGCACAACACCAGCGGCGCACTCAAACCGTCGCCGACCACACACACTTGTTCGATGCGAGTGTGCACGGCCAGACGGTTTTCGATGGGTGCCGGCGCGACGTACTTGCCTTTACTGGTTTTGAAAATCTCTTTCAGGCGGCCTGTCAGGCGTAAATAACCGTCGGCGTCCTGCTCGCCTTTGTCCCCCGTGCGCAAAAAACCATCCTCGGTGATGGTTTCGGCAGTCTTGAACGGTTCCTTGAAATAACCCTGCATGGTCGCTCCGCTGCGCACCTGTACTTCGCCGCTCGGATCAATCCGGACCTCGACTTGAGGACAGGGCTGGCCGATCCAGCCAATTTTCTGCTTACCCGGCAGGCTGATGTGCGAATAACCGCAATTTTCAGTCATGCCGTAGACCTCCAGCACCTCCAGGCCCAAGCGCCGGTACCAGTTCATCAACGCCTCGGGGATAGGTGCGGCGCCGGACAATGCGATGCGCAGCGCATCCAGCCCCAACCCGGCCAGCACTCTGCGGCCCACGATTTTGCCGATGATCGGCAAGCGCAGGAGCGCGTCGAGGCGAGCGGCGGACATCTTGTCGTAGACCCCCATCTGGAACTTGGTCCAGATACGGGGCACACCGAACATTGCAGTGGGCCGGGCGCGCTTGAGATCGACCAGAAAGGTGTCCAGACTCTCAGCGAAAAACACCGTTTGCCCCGTATAGATTGACGCCATCTCGACGAACATCCGCTCTGCCACGTGGCATAACGGCAAGTAGGACAGCAGCCGATCCTGCTCCCCTAACTGGAATAGGCCGACCCCGTGGCTGGCGGCGAACGCCAAACCACCGAAGGTATGCATCACGCCCTTAGGCAGCCCGGTGGTGCCGGACGTGTAGATAATGGTCGCCAATTGCTCTGACGAGGGCGACGGGTTGTCCTGAATCGGCGCGCAGGCCTGCAGCTCGGACCAGTTGAAGTCGAAGTCGGCCGTCGGGCAAATAGGCAAGGCAACAGTAGGCAAGCCGGGCCTGACGCCGCCAGCCATGCTCGGCCAATCATCGAGCTTGCCGACAAACACCAGTGCCGCTTCGGAATGCTCCAGCACTTGAGCAACGGATTCAGATGTCAGATTGGGATACAACGGCACCGATACATGGCCAGCCATCCAGATCGCCAGGTCGGCAATGATCCAGTGGGCGCAGTTCTTGGAAATGATCGCAATATGGCTGCCTTGGGGCAATTCACGTCGGCGCAGCCAGTGTGCCGCGCGCCGGGCCTGATCTCCGACATCAGACCAGCTCAACGTCTGCACGTGGCCGCCTGCCAATGGCTGGACCATATAGCGTTTGTTCGGATGACGGGCTTCGCGTTCGTAGAATACGTCGAGAGGCAAACGAATAGCGCCAGACATGCGACTTGCTCCTGGTTTTTTATTTCCGGGAAGCGTAGCTGACCAAGCACTTGCTTGGTAGTAATTTCAAAATCAAGTGCAGTGCGGTCGAGTGCCGAGATCAGCTCGGTCAAACAATCGGTGTCTGTGCGGCCGGATCAAGGATGCCGAATGCTGCACAGTTCCATCAGACCCGCCAGCGGAAAATCCCCTTCGAGCTCAGCCAGGCTGGCGGTGCTCATGGGTTGGGCCTCCCGGTAATGACCGTCGACAAGCAATCCCACCAGCGCTCCCACCAGCGGTTGATGGCCGACCAGGAGCACATCGTCCGTCGAATACAGATCCAGTTCGCTCAGAACCTTTTGCGGGTCGCTGTCCGGAGTCAACCAGGGAACGGTCACGATCGGCTCGTTGAACCCGAGGACTTGATGGACCAGTTCAGCCGTCTGCTGTGCACGCACATAGGGGCTGGCGATGATCCGGTTCAGCGGCTTGCCCAGCAGGTGCGCTGCACTTTTTAGCACGTCTTCGCGACCGTGAGCGGTCAGTTCGCGCTCGGCATCGCTGCGCGCATGGGAGTGAGCTTCGCCGTGGCGCAAAATCCACAATTTCACAGTTTAGGTTCCTCGTCTCGGACGGGATGCGGCGCAGGGGCAACGCAATGCGGCGCCTCGCCTTCGGGCGCTCGCGGCGCAGGCCAATCGGCGAAAGGCCAGGGTTTCTGGTCGCTGTGGAACGCGCCGAAACGGCCGATCTGCGCCAGGTACTGACTCACGCTGTCGCCAAAGTTCATCAAGCTGCCACTCGGAGCGCCGTAGATCAGGCGGTAGCCCACCTGCACCAACACCACGCAGCCGAGCACGACTTGTGCCAATTGCCAGATCAATACGAACAGCAGCATCCACAGGATGCGCAGCAGGACCGACTCATTCTGTTCGAGTTTCGATTCGTTCAAGACCTTCACCTATTTCTAAGGGCTTCAGTTAAAGGGTGGCGCGGTTAAAAACCACTGGTGGAAATAAAGTCGACATCGGTTTTCGGCTCCGCACGCATCAACACTTCGATGACTTGATTGAGCGTACGGCCTTCGAAAAGAATCGCATGCAAGCCCGCGACCAGTGGCATATACACCTGCAACTCATCCGATTTGGCCTTGAGCACCTTCAGGGTATTCACCCCTTCCGCCACTTCGCCCAAACGGGTGACGGCCTCTTCAAGACTCAAACCCTGACCAAGGGCGAAACCCACCTGATAGTTACGGCTCTTGGGCGATGAGCAGGTCACGATCAAATCGCCGACCCCGGCCAAGCCGAGAAACGTCATCGGGTTAGCGCCCTGACTCACGGCAAACCGGGTCATCTCCGCCAAGGCACGGGTGATCAGCATGCTCTTGGTGTTTTCGCCCATGCCCAACGCAACCGCCATGCCCGCGATAATTGCGTACACATTCTTCAGCGCGCCGCCCAGCTCGACACCAAACCGATCGGCGCTGGCATACACGCGAAACGTCCGACCGTGCAGCGCGGCCTGCACCTGCTGGCAGAGGTCTTCATCTGCACTGGCCACCACCGTGGCGGTCAACGCGTGCTCGGCGATTTCTCGGGCCAGATTGGGTCCGGACAACACACCGATGCGCGCATTCGGGGCGATTTCTTCGAGGATTTCGCTCATCAGCTTGAAGGTGTGCGCCTCAATGCCTTTGGTCAGGCTCACCAACATCTTGCCGGTCAAAAGGTCAGCATGAGGCGCCAGCACCGAACGCAAGGCGCTGGAGGGCAAGGCGACGAAAATCAACTCGCTGCCGTTCAGTGTGGTCAACAAGTCCGTGACCGGCTCAACCGCAGGGTGAACCTTGATGCCTTTGAGGTACCGTGGGTTCTCGCGGTTGACACGGATCGCCTCGGCCTGAGCCGGGTCGCGCATCCACTGCCTGACCGGATAACCGTTCTCTGCCAGCAGATTCGCCACAGCAGTACCGAAGCTGCCGCCTCCAAGAACCGCAATAGGTTGCTGTTGAGTCATAACCAATCCATTTAGAGCCATCACATCTGGCGATGGCAGCATTATACGGGGCAGAGCCTGCGCGACCAGCCTTGAAGAGATTCAATTCAGGCCGATCAACACCCTACAAGTTCAATGGAAATTACCGCAGCGTCGGTTACCATGCCCGACTCCCCCTTTTGATGGCGTTTCGCGATGACCTGTCAGTCAAGGATAAGCAGCGTTTATGACCAATGGATCATAAAACTGTGTGCGCAGCTCACGTGCCTGCCGGGGAGCGATCCACCGCGGGCGGCAGGAGAAAGCGTCCGATGACTTTCCGCCTGAACTGGGGCATCAACACCCGCACCCAAATCATCAGTCTGGGACCGGCGCTGCTACTGACCTTACTGCTGATCAGCTTCTTCACCTTCGTGCGGATTCAGGACTTGCGTCAAGAATTGACTCATACCGGTCAATTGATCGCCAACCAGCTGGCTCCAGCGTCGGAATATGGCGTGATCGTGGGCAACGATGACGTTCTCGAAGGCCTGATGCGCGCTACACTGGCCACGCCCCACGTGCGCTTTCTGGAAGTGCAGGACAACGCCAACCACGTGCTGATGTACGTCGAGCAACCGAAGGAAAACGGCACACGACCCACTCAAGTGGAGATCTTCCAGGCACCTATCCGGTTACAGAGCCTCCCGTTGGGGAATGACGTCCTGCAAGCCCCGCCACCCTCGGCCAGCTCGTCGAATGAGGATTACCTGGGCCGGGTGATCGTCGGCATGTCCAACGATGCATTCAGTCAGCGCCAACAAGAAATCCTGCTCAAGGCCGGGATTCTGGCACTGTTTACTCTGCTTTTTACCTATATCCTCGCCCGTCGCCTGGCGCTGAGCCTGTCGCAACCGATCAGCGACATGGGTGAAGCGGTCAAGGCAATCCAGCAAGGTGACTACAACAGGCCATTACCGGTGACCGACGACAGCGAACTGGGTGACTTGGCGCGACACATCAATAACCTAGCCTACGGACTTGAACGCGCCAGCCGCGAACAGCAACAGACCATTGACCAACTGATTCAGACCCGGGAAGAAGCCGAACGCGCCAACAGCGCCAAATCCAACTTTTTGGCCATGATGAGTCACGAACTGCGCACGCCCATGAACGGTGTACTGGGGATGCTGCAGTTGATGGAAACCACCCAAATGACCGATGAGCAGACTGAATACGCTGCGTTGGCGACTGAATCAACCGAGCATTTACTGCGGGTGATCAACGACATCCTCGACTTCTCGCGTATTGAGCGCGAAGCGCTGGCGCTGGAGCATATACCGTTCAATCTGGCTGAACTAATCAGCACCTCGGCCCAGGCTTTCCACCATAACGCCCAGCAACGCGGCATCTCGCTGGAGCTGAATATCCCTCTGGGACTGGAGACCCTGGAGGTCGAAGGTGATCCGACCCGTATTCGGCAAATTCTGGTCAATCTGATCGGCAACGCATTGAAATTCACTGACCTGGGTAGCGTACAGATCGAGACCCGGTGGCAGCCTCTGGATCAGGAGTCGGTCTGGTTCACCTGCACGGTATGCGACAGCGGCATCGGCATCTCCGCCGAGCGCCTGGAACTGATGTTCAATGCCTTTGAACAGGCGGACAGCTCGATCTCCCGGCGGTATGGCGGTACTGGGCTAGGTTTGCCTATCGCCAGAAGCCTGGCCGAGCGGATGGGCGGAACGCTGCGGGCACGGAGCGAAGAAAGCATGGGATCAATCTTCACCCTTGAGATTCCGCTGGCGCTGCACAGGAAAAAAGCCCCTGAACAGGTACCGACCTTCCTCGCGGGTAACAGCAACGGCAAAAATCAGCATGTGCTGCTGGTTGAGGACAACCCGGTCAATCAGACCGTGGTCGAGGCGATGCTGCGCAGTCTGGGCTTCCAGGTCAGCGTGGTCAGCGATGGGGCGCAGGCTGTGAGCGTGGCTCAGACTGGAAATTTTGCGGCGATACTCATGGATTGTCGCCTGCCAGTGATCGACGGCTACGAAGCGACGCGGCAGATTCGTCAACTGACAAACTGCATTCAGGTGCCCATCATCGCCCTGACCGCCAACGCATTGCACGGTGATCGGGAGGCCTGCTTACAGGCGGGAATGAGCGATTACCTCGCAAAACCCTTCAAACGTACTGATTTACAGCAAGTTCTTCAGCGTTGGCTGCCCTTTCAAGCATCTGCGACTGGCGATAAATGCTAAATTACGGCAGTCTTAGTGACCAGATCAGCTCGCAAACGCTGCTTGGATAATAATTCCAGTGCACAAGTGTACTTTCATTTCCCTTGTGCTGTGACTTTCACTACAACGCAATAGTCTATGAGTAGGCTGACGGCAGAGACCTGGCGCGTCAGCCGGACAGGAAAATTTGCCTTACCCTGCCGCACAGGATTATTGAGGAGCTCGCATGACCCAACAAAACGCCTATACCCGGGAAGACCTGCTGCGCTGCAGTCGCGGTGAGCTGTTCGGCCCAGGTAACGCGCAACTGCCCGCCCCGAACATGCTGATGGTAGATCGCATTACCCATATCAGCGCAGAGGGTGGCAAGTACGGTAAAGGTGAATTGGTCGCCGAGCTGGATATCAATCCGGACCTGTGGTTCTTCGCCTGTCACTTCGAAGGTGACCCGGTGATGCCAGGCTGCCTGGGCCTTGATGCCATGTGGCAACTCGTCGGCTTCTATCTCGGTTGGCAGGGTAATCCTGGCCGCGGCCGAGCTTTGGGGTCGGGCGAAGTGAAGTTTTACGGTCAGGTTCTTCCGACCGCAAAAAAAATCACCTACAACATCCATATCAAACGCACCATGAAAGGCAAACTGGTCCTGGCAATTGCCGACGGCACCGTGAGCGTTGATGGTCGCGAAATCTACAGTGCCGAAGGCCTTCGGGTCGGCCTGTTCACTTCCACTGAAAATTTCTAAGGGTATCCGCATGCGCCGCGTCGTTATCACTGGTCTGGGCATTGTTTCCTGCTTGGGCAATGACAAAGACACCGTTTCCGCTAATCTGCGTGCAAGCCGCCCTGGCATCCGTTTCAATCCGGAATATGCCGAAATGGGTCTGCGTAGCCAGGTTTCCGGCTCCATTGACCTCAACCTCGAAGAGCTGATCGATCGCAAGATCTATCGCTTCGTCGGCCATGCAGCGGCTTACGCTTACCTGGCCATGAAGGACGCTATCGTCGACTCCGGGCTGTCCGAAGACCAGGTGTCCAACCCGCGCACAGGCCTGATTGCCGGCAGCGGCGGCGCGTCGACGCTTAACCAGATGGAAGCGCTGGACATCCTTCGCGAAAAAGGCGTCAAGCGCGTTGGCCCATACCGCGTCACGCGGACCATGAGCAGCACCGTCTCCGCCTGTTTGGCCACCCCGTTCAAGATCAAGGGCCTGAACTACTCCATCGCGTCTGCCTGCGCCACCAGTGCTCACTGCATCGGTAACGCAATGGAACAGATCCAGATGGGTAAACAGGACGTGGTCTTCGCCGGTGGCGGTGAAGAGGAGCACTGGAGCCAGTCGTTCCTGTTCGACGCGATGGGCGCTCTGTCCAGCCAGTACAACGAAACGCCGGAGAAAGCCTCCCGCGCTTACGATGCCAAACGTGACGGTTTCGTCATTGCCGGTGGCGGTGGCATGGTCGTGGTTGAAGAGCTGGAGCATGCTCTGGCTCGTGGCGCGAAAATCTACGCAGAAATCGTCGGCTACGGTGCAACGTCAGATGGCTACGACATGGTCGCCCCAAGCGGCGAAGGCGCTATTCGCTGCATGCAAATGGCGCTGTCCACTGTTGAAGGCCCGATCGACTACATCAACACTCACGGGACTTCGACTCCGGTCGGCGACGCGAAAGAGATGGAAGGTGTACGTGAAGTCTTCGGCACCAATGCGCCTGCTATCAGCTCGACCAAAAGCTTGTCGGGTCACTCTCTGGGCGCTGCCGGCGTTCACGAGGCGATCTATTGCATGCTGATGATGGAAGGCAACTTCATTGCTGGCTCTGCCAACATCGAAGAGCTGGACCCGGTTGTCGCCGACATGCCGATACTGCTCAAGACCCGTGAAAACGCAAAAGTCGATCAGGTCATGAGCAACAGCTTCGGCTTCGGTGGCACCAATGCCACCTTGGTGCTGAAACGCTGGCAGGGTAAGTAATACCTGCATATAAAACGGCACCCTCGGGTGCCGTTTTTCTTCGCTTTTTTTCGCACCCACAGCACCTTGTGACACCTCCCTACGTAGCCGAATGCCATGGACGAATATGATCGCAATGTCGGCGCAAGGCCTGGCATCTCACGTGGTAGCGACCCCAAGCGAATGAAGAGGCCCTACTTACTCGGTATCGTTTCAATTACAGCCTTCTTTTTTTTAGCTGCAGTTCCCGTGCATGCCCAAAATTCACCAAGTCCGCTGGCCAGAGACGATGTCAAAAACGCCACGGCCTTCGTCAGCCAGGCACAGCAGATCGTTGCCAAGGCAACCCTCAAAGCTCACTGGAGCGGCCCCGAGTCCGGCCCTCCCGCCCCTCGGGGAAAAAACATTGCCTTTGTGGCAGAAGATTTACGCAATGGCGGAATTATCGGTGTTGCGCAAGGCGCACGCGAGGCGGCAGCGGTGATGGGCTGGTCGCTCAAGATATTCGATGGCGGCGGATCTTCAGCCGGACGCGCGAAAGCCTTTGCCGATGCGCTGGCAGCAAACCCCGACGGCCTTATCCTGTGCGGCTCCGATGCACGCGAGAACCATGCAGCACTGGAAACCTTTGCCAACCAAGGCGTGCCTGTCGTTGCCTGGCACGCGGGCGCGCAACCGGGGCCGATTGCCGGCACGCCTGTCGCCATGAACGTCACCACCGACCCGGTGGAGGTCGCGCGCCTCACTGCATTGGCGGCAGTAGCGCAATCAATGGGTCATGCTGGCGTGGTCATCCTGACCGACTCCAGGTACAGCATCGCCACAGCCAAGGCCAAGGCCATGGAAGACGTCATCCAATCCTGCAAAGGGTGCACCCTGCTGGAAGTGCGCGACATCGCAATCTCCGAGAGTGGCGAGCGTATGCCCGCGATTACAAGGGATCTGCTCCTGCGATACGGCAAACGCTGGACGTATATGCTGGCCATCAACGATATCTATTTCGACTACTCAACTGCAACGTTGACCAGCGCCGGGATACCGAGCAATGGGCTCAATCTGCTGTCTGCCGGAGATGGCAGCGCTTCCGCATTTTTGCGAATTCAGGCAAAAACTTATCAGACCGTCACAGTGGCCGAGCCTCTGAATTTGCACGGATGGCAGGTGATGGATGAATTGAACCGACTCCTTGCAGGGCTCCCTGTCAGCGGATTCGTAGCGCCAGTTCATCTGGTCAATGTCGACAACGTCGCTTTCGATGGCGGGGAGAAGTTCCAGTACGACCCAGACAATGGCTACCGGACTATGTACCGCCGCCTATGGAACCGCTGACCGTGAACGTGACGTCCCGACTCACAGCCGTGTATCGCCAGCTACTCCCGCAATCGCTACGTGCTCAGTTCATCCTTGCATTTCTAGCGCTGACCCTGTTGATCCTGGCGGGCGGCGCGACGGCGGTCTACGCCCTGCGTACATCAAACAACGCCGCCCGAGAGCTGACCAAAGAGCAACTGGTCCGCATGCAAGCTGGACAGGATATGCTGCAGAGCACTCTGCTGATCGAACGCCAGACGGATCAACTACTGACCACCCCCTCTTTCGATACCCTGCGTTCAAGCTATGCAGAGACGGTTAAACAGCTTGAGGCACTTGATCGCCTGGTGGTTCAGCTGACAACCGCGAGCAATGCTGTCGCGATACTTGACGTGCATCAGTCAAGTCAACTATTTCGCAATACCGCCAATATCGTGGCTCAACTGCGCGAAGGCATGCTGCAAACCGAAGTCGACTTCGAGCGCACCCTGAAGGATCGTACCAATCGCTTGATCGGCACCCAAACTCAAGGCAGCCCGGAACTGGCGGTTCTGCTGTACAACTTGCCCGTCGTGAGTGACCGCAATGCGGTGGAGCTGCTGCGTACGCGGTTCATGCGCAAAGCCGCCGCGACACGCGAATTACCCGATGCAGTGCGAAACGATGTCGCCACCCTGCAATCGCAACAACCTGACCCCATTGATCCTGAGGCGCAAGATCCGTTCTCCCTACGCCTGAAACTGATCAGCCAGCACGACGTTCTAGAGCACTTTCATGACGCTCTGGAAAACCAGGCAGAATCCTTGGTGATGGTCGCACGCGAGCAATCCGACGCGTACACCCAAGACTACCGGGAAGCCGTGCAGGATCTGGTCGAGGCCTCCAATCGCAGCCAGCAATGGATCCTCATCATGCTGGGCGGCAGCCTGATACTTGCATGGTTTGTGACGCGCATATTCATGGGTCGTCATGTGCTCGTGCGCCTGAATGAGATCAGCCGCCAGCTACGGCAGGAGCGTATCGACGATACGTCGCTAGTGATGGAGGTGCGGGAGAAGGACGAGATCGGCGACATGGCACGCGCCGTGAATCAGTTTCTGAAAGATCGCCAGCAGCTTGAAAGAAAAACCGCCGAATTGAGCACCGTCAAAGAACGGCTCGCCTTGCAAAACTCACAATTGCAGCAGGAGGCCGTTGTACGCACCGGCCAGGGTCACGTCCTTGAGCTGATCGCGAAAAGTACTGAACTCCAGGAGGTCCTCGACAGTCTGGCCCATCTGGTTGAATCGCAGATGAACGACATGATGGTGTCCATCCTCCTGCTGGACGAAGAGGGAACGCATCTCCTGCATGGGGCCGCACCCAGCCTGCCGAAGACCTACACCCAGGCCATCGACGGGGTTGCAATCGGCCCGAAGGTCGGTTCATGTGGCACTGCCGTGTATCGACGGGAACCGGTGATTGTTGCTGACATCGAGGACGACCCGTTGTGGGAAGATTATCGATCAATCGCAGCGCCCTACGGCCTACGCGCCTGCTGGTCGACCCCCATCCTGTCCCATGATCGAAAGGTCCTGGGAACCTTTGCCTTGTATTCCCGTACGGTGCGCAGCCCCGTCAAGGTCGAGATGCAGCTGATTGGCATAGCGACACACCTCGCCGGAATCGCAATTGAGCGCAAACACACGGAAAACCGCATCCGCTACATGGGAGACCATGATGCATTGACCGGACTGCCGAATCGCACGCTGCTGGAAGACCGCCTCAAACAGGCCATCCTTTACGCTCAACGTTGTGCTCGCCGGGTAACGGTGGTGTTCATCGACTTGGATAAATTCAAACTGGTCAATGACAGTCTGGGCCACAGCGCCGGGGATGAGCTGCTGAAAACCGTCGCCAGCCGAATGGTCCAATGCGTGCGACGCACCGACACGGTCGTTCGACTGGGCGGCGACGAATTCGTGATCATCCTGTTCGATCAGCCCTCTGACGCCGACGGTATCACCCCGGTCCTGCAGAAAATCCAGGAAGCCATCCTGCAACCCATCCAGCTCAACAGGCACACACTCCATGTCACCTGCAGTATGGGACTGGCCACCTACCCTGCCGATGGAACCGACACCGAGACCCTGCTCAGAAACGCAGAC includes:
- a CDS encoding EAL domain-containing protein — its product is MEPLTVNVTSRLTAVYRQLLPQSLRAQFILAFLALTLLILAGGATAVYALRTSNNAARELTKEQLVRMQAGQDMLQSTLLIERQTDQLLTTPSFDTLRSSYAETVKQLEALDRLVVQLTTASNAVAILDVHQSSQLFRNTANIVAQLREGMLQTEVDFERTLKDRTNRLIGTQTQGSPELAVLLYNLPVVSDRNAVELLRTRFMRKAAATRELPDAVRNDVATLQSQQPDPIDPEAQDPFSLRLKLISQHDVLEHFHDALENQAESLVMVAREQSDAYTQDYREAVQDLVEASNRSQQWILIMLGGSLILAWFVTRIFMGRHVLVRLNEISRQLRQERIDDTSLVMEVREKDEIGDMARAVNQFLKDRQQLERKTAELSTVKERLALQNSQLQQEAVVRTGQGHVLELIAKSTELQEVLDSLAHLVESQMNDMMVSILLLDEEGTHLLHGAAPSLPKTYTQAIDGVAIGPKVGSCGTAVYRREPVIVADIEDDPLWEDYRSIAAPYGLRACWSTPILSHDRKVLGTFALYSRTVRSPVKVEMQLIGIATHLAGIAIERKHTENRIRYMGDHDALTGLPNRTLLEDRLKQAILYAQRCARRVTVVFIDLDKFKLVNDSLGHSAGDELLKTVASRMVQCVRRTDTVVRLGGDEFVIILFDQPSDADGITPVLQKIQEAILQPIQLNRHTLHVTCSMGLATYPADGTDTETLLRNADAAMYRAKELGRNSYQFYTSEMNSKHKGKLAMQDGLRNAIDHEEFLLLYQPQVDLHSGQVIGVEALIRWQHPTLGMVSPIKFIPPAEETGLIVPIGDWVIHTACKQNKAWQDAGMPPITVSVNISARQFIERDLVSRVQHALQDSGLDPRYLELELTESLIMQDLKQAIVKMKELQAMGISLLIDDFGTGYSSLAALKSFPIARLKIDQSFVRDLPDNENDRAIATAVISLGHKLNLKVIAEGVETEQQKVFLRENGCDEMQGYLFSKPVSAQEIEQLLLL